The nucleotide window AATTTAGCGGTCTCTTCATTGACGCCGCCATCAATTTCAATTTCGAGTTCAGGGTTTAGTGTATCTGCGAGCTCTTTTACCTGCCTGATTTTTGGAATTACAGAAGAAATGAATTTTTGACCGCCAAAGCCCGGATTGACGGACATAAGAAGGACCATATCCAACTCCTCGATAATATGCTTCAGGCTATCCACTGGAGTTGCCGGATTCAGGACAACCCCTGCCTTTACACCAGTCGATTTAATTAGCTGGATCGTCCTGTGCAGATGCCTGCTAGCTTCTACATGGACTGTAATGTAATCGGCTCCAGCTTTAGCAAATGCTTCGATATATTGGTCTGGATTCTCGATCATCAGGTGGACATCAAGCGGAAGTTTCGTGACTGGCCTGATTGCCTCAACAATCAGCGGGGCCAATCGTAATATTCGGCACGAAATGACCATCCATGACATCCACATGAATATAATCTGCCCCACCACGCTCAACGTCCTTGATTTCATCCCCCAAACGGGCAAAGTCAGCTGATAAAATTGAAGGTGCTATTTTCACCATGTTTCAGTACCTCGGCTTTCTATCTTTGATTTCTAACAAAAAGTCCTTATAATGCGAATACCTGTATTCAGGAAGATTTTCAGAATCGACTGCTTCCTTAACTGCACACTTAGGTTCAGCCATATGGAGGCATCCCCGGAATTTGCAATCCTCACTAATTTCGGCAATCTCAGGGAAGCATGAATTCAACTCTTCAGCCCCAATGTCGGTAAATTCGAGAGAACTGAAACCAGGTGTGTCTGCAACTAGTCCATTATTGATTGTGATCAACTCGACATGCCTTGTTGTATGCTTGCCTCTGCCAAGATGTGAAGAAATATCATCGGTTTTCAATTCCAGATCTGGCTGAATCGCATTGAGAAGCGATGACTTGCCAACTCCTGACTGACCGGCAAATACAGAAATCTTCCCCTCAATATGCGGTTTTAATTTTTCCAAGCCCTCTGAAGTTTCTGAGGATGTAAAAATAACCTCATAGCCTGCTTTCCGATAATCTTCAGCATATTCCAGAAGTCGGGACTTTTGCTCTTCACTGGTCAAATCCATTTTCGTAATGCAGATGAGTGGCTCGATTTGATTATATTCAACAAGTACCAAAAACCGGTCGAGCAGGGGCCGTACTGAAATCGGGTTCTACTGCTGAAAAAACTAGGATTGCCTGGTCTACATTCGCGATTGGCGGCCGTACTAACTCATTCTTCCGGGGTTTAACCTCCATGATGTAGCCTTCCGTGTCATTTTCAGCCTGGAAAACAACCTCGTCTCCTACAAGAGGTGTTATCTTGTTTTTGCGGAACACCCCGCGGCCGCGGCATTGGACAACGCCATCAATATTCGCAACATAATAAAAACCGCTCAGCGCCTTGATAATTTTGCCCTCAGGCATAGCAACACTCCCTGTCTGTTAGTCTTCTGGATAATCAACGCTGCCACTATCAAAAATTTCTCCATCTCGCATGATTCTATATTCAGCCTTTTTATCAGGAGCGATTAAAAATTCAAGGCTTACAGTAGTGTCATCTGTAATTTCAATAGTGTCTATAGGAGTTTCTCCATTATGGTTTAAGTCGGTCATGTAAATCTTGATTTCCTGTGGAACTCCTTCTTCTGTAGGCTGATATGGTACGAGAATTTCTAGTGTTTTTTCTTTAGGAACTCGTTCCTTTCCTTTCGAAATAACAACACTTACCTTACTCCCTGGAGGCAGTTGAGTACCTGCTTCAGGTTTTTGGGAAATGACCGACCCGGCTTGCACCGTATCATGAAAAGCCTCAGTTCTCTCAATGATCAGGCCAGTGGTTTCTTCATATACATCGAGGTTACCTTGGTTGTATCCTTTTAGATCACGCAACGTCACCAATTCAGGTCCCTTGCTAACCGTAAACTCCAAAGTTGTCTCCTCAGGAATGACGGATTCACCATCAGATGGATTTTGCTCAAGGATGGTACCCGCTTCACTATCGTCATGCTCTTCGTTTTTTACGATATCCTTGAAACCTTTTCCTTCCAGGAGTGCGTATACATCATCGTAATTCCTGCCGGTATAATCAGCTAATTCCATAGCTTCTTTACCTGTACTGATGTATAAGTCGATTTCATTGCCTTCTTTGATCATCTTTCCTGCTTTAGGATTAGTGCGGATAACATTACCCTCTTCGACTTCATCATCACTGATTTCTTTCTTATCTCCAATGATAAACCCAACAGACTTAAGCTCAGCGACTGCTTCTTCTACTTCCATGCCACTAACATCAGGCACTTCCTTTTCCTTCGGCCCGAATATGTCAGGACCCATTGTCACCATTACTATTCCCGCAGTCAGGATCAGCAAAAACAAAACCGTCATGATAATTGGCCATTTCTTTTTCTTCTTTTTTTCAGGCTTTCCATTTGGTTCCTGTGCGGCAGGAGCATCTTTCCGTACGATTGTTTCATCAAGATTATGATAAGGTCGGTCATTCGTTATGATTGGTATCGCTTTTGTTGCATCATGGTCTTCCGGTATGACGAACTTTCCTTCATTCAAGCGTTTAGAGTCAAGAGCTGTCCGCAAATCATCTTCCATTTCATCGACATTATCATAGCGATGGAATGGATCCTTCGCAGTTGCCTTGAGGACAATATTCTCAACGCTTTGAGGAATTTGCGGATTCCACCTTTTTAATGAAGGAGTTTCAGACTGCAAATGTTTCAGAGCAATGGATACAGCGGATTCACCTGAAAATGGCAGCCTGCCGGTGAGCAACTCGAACATGACTATCCCAATCGAATAAATATCCGATTTCTTATTTGCCATGCCGCCTCTTGCTTGTTCAGGTGAAAGGTAATGAACAGATCCCAGCACTGAATTCGTTTGAGTAATACTGGTTGCACTCAAAGCCATCGCAATCCCGAAATCGGTAATTTTCACTGTACCGCTGCTATCGATCAAGATATTGTGGGGCTTGATATCCCGGTGGACTATATGGTTATGGTGGGCATTTGAAATGGCTGAAGTAAGCTGTTTCATGATGTCCAAGGCCTCTTCAACAGGAACAGGTGCATGTTGCTGTATGTACTGCTTCAACGTCTGTCCACCGACATATTCCATCACAATATAGTATAGCCCGTCTTCTTCACCGACATCATAGATGCTGACGATATTCGGATGGGCAAGGCTCGTTGCAGATTGAGCTTCTCTGTGGAACCTGCGAATGAATTCATCATCATTGGCAAAATCGAGACGAAGCATCTTGACTGCTACATCCCTGTCGAGAATCATATCATGGGCAAGGTAGACATTCGCCATGCCTCCGCCGCCAATCATATCCTTGATCTTATAACGCCCGCTGATTCTTTTTCCGATAATCATATTCTTCACCTGCCCTCGTTGAATTCCTGGTATTCGACGATTGCAAGAGTAATATTATCTTCGCCGCCATTTTGGTTCGCCCTTTTGATAAATTCTGCTGCCTTATCTTCAAGGGACATTTCTTTATTAGTTATGACACTTTCCATTTCTTCCTGGCTTACTTTATTGGAAAGACCATCTGAACAAAGCAGCAATGCATCTTCCTCTTCAAAGATGATTGTTTTCACGTCCATTTCAACCGACTCTTCAGTTCCGAGCGCTCTTAGAAGGACATTTTTCCGCGGGTGATGCTCTGCATCTTCTCTGGAAATTTGACCAGAACGAACGAGTTCGTTAACAAGAGAGTGATCCTCAGTCAGCTGTTTGAATCCCGATTCGTTTAATAAATAACAACGACTGTCCCCTATATTTACGATGGTTGCGAACAGATTCGTACAAATGGCTGCGACGATCGTCGTGCCCATGCCTTCACATTCGGTGTTTTTCATAGAGTGCTCGAATATTTCCTTGTTAACTTGCAAAACCGCTTCATTCATCCATTTTTCTGCTTCTTCTGCTGTATGTATCTGTGATGAACTTTCCCATAGATTTTTTAAATGATTGGTTGTCATTTCACTGGCAACATCCCCTGCACGGTGGCCGCCCATGCCATCTGCTACGATGGCAAGGCGCTGACCGTGAGGATTAACAAAGATGCCTCCATTGTCTTCATTATGCAGGCGGACTTTTCCCCTGTCTGTCATGAAAACAGCTTTCATCTTGTCACCTCGTCTCTTCTTTTCTTTCTTTCGCCCGAAGTTGTCCGCAAGCTGCTTCAATATCATGCCCTTGTTCTCTTCTTATTGTCACATTCACTCCACGGTCGCGAAGTGTACGCTCAAACTTGAAGATCTGGCTCTTTGGTGTCCTTACGTAATCACGTTCAGGTACATAGTTGACCGGGATAAGGTTAATATGGCACTTAATGCCCTTAACCAGATCCGCCAGCTCCTCCGCATGCTCAACCTGGTCATTCACTCCGCCAAAAAGACCATATTCAAAGCTGATTCGCCGTCCTGTCTTGTTCACATAATAGCGGACTGAATCCATCAGGTCTGGAAGCTTATATGCTCGGTTGATCGGCATCAGCCTGCTGCGCAGTTCGCTATTCGGAGCGTGCAGCGAAATTGCAAAGTTGATTTGCATATTCTCATCAGCAAACTGATAAATTTTCGGGATGATTCCGCTTGTTGATACCGTAATATGACGCGCGCCGATATTCAAGCCTTTTTCATGGTTGACGATCTTCAGGAAAGAAAGCATATTGTCATAGTTATCAAATGGTTCACCGATTCCCATGATGACAATGGAACTGACTCTTTCATCTGTTTCATCAAGTGCCTGTTGTACTTTTACGACCTGGGCAACGATTTCTCCTGCTTCCAGGTTCCTTTTTAAACCGCCAAGTGTTGAAGCACAAAAAGTGCAGCCAATCCTGCAGCCAACCTGTGTGGTTACACAAACAGAGTTTCCATACTCATGCCTCATAAGTACGGTTTCAATGGACTTGCCATCATGCATTTCGAATAGGAACTTGATCGTTCCATCTGATGATGTCTGCTGAATAATTGTATCGAGTGTAGTCAATACGAAATGCTCTTCAAGCTTGTCCCTTAAAGTCTTTGAGAGGTTGGACATATCCTCAAAAGAAACTGCTCTTTTTTTATAAAGCCAGTCAAATACTTGTTCTGCCCTGAATGGTTTTTCTCCTTGATCCTTCAGCCAGTCCTTCAGTTCATCAAGCTGAAGGGAATAAATGGACTTTTTAGCTGTCTCTTCTGCTGCTGCATTTCTTGTTGTTTTTTCTTGTTCCATGTTATTCCACCTTCTTTCTTAAACAAGCAATATAAAATCCATCAGAGCCAAAATCTTGCGGAAATACTTGCACATCATAGCCATTTATTAAGGGTCTGATTGCCTCAGGCATTCTTTCTGCAAATGAAGTGTCTCCTTCGAATTCGGGATGCTTCTGTAAAAATCTTTCAATTACTTCCTGGTTTTCTTCACGATCAACTGTACAGGTACTATATACTAGTGTACCTCCAGCTTTTAAAAGAGGGGCGACCGATTCAAGCAAGCTTAGCTGTATAGTCTGCAGCTGAGATAAGTCTTGTTCTTTTTTAGTATACTTCATATCCGGCTTACGTCTCATTACACCAAGCCCGGAGCAAGGAGCATCCAGCAAAACCCGGTCAATCGACTGTTTCTCAAATTGTTCCGCTGCCTGGCGGCTGTCCATTTTTTGGGCTTCGATATTTTCGAGGCCAAGACGTTCAGCGTTGTCGGAAATTAACTTTACCTTATGCTCATGGAGGTCCAGTGATATTACTTTCCCACTATTGGCCAGCTTCTCGGCGATATGAGTAGTCTTCCCACCCGGTGCTGCACAGGCATCAAGAATCACTTCTTCTTCTTTGATTCCCAAAGCATGTGCAACCAGCATCGAACTCTCATCCTGGATAGTTAACAAACCATACTTGAATGCTTTTGATGAAGCCAGGTTGCCTTCGCAGGCACTTGATTGCTTCAGGGAGAATCGGACTTGGTTCTACTTCAAATCCTTCCTCCTCAAGAAGATCAAGGCACTCATCCCGTGAGATTCTCG belongs to Mesobacillus subterraneus and includes:
- the pknB gene encoding Stk1 family PASTA domain-containing Ser/Thr kinase, with the translated sequence MIIGKRISGRYKIKDMIGGGGMANVYLAHDMILDRDVAVKMLRLDFANDDEFIRRFHREAQSATSLAHPNIVSIYDVGEEDGLYYIVMEYVGGQTLKQYIQQHAPVPVEEALDIMKQLTSAISNAHHNHIVHRDIKPHNILIDSSGTVKITDFGIAMALSATSITQTNSVLGSVHYLSPEQARGGMANKKSDIYSIGIVMFELLTGRLPFSGESAVSIALKHLQSETPSLKRWNPQIPQSVENIVLKATAKDPFHRYDNVDEMEDDLRTALDSKRLNEGKFVIPEDHDATKAIPIITNDRPYHNLDETIVRKDAPAAQEPNGKPEKKKKKKWPIIMTVLFLLILTAGIVMVTMGPDIFGPKEKEVPDVSGMEVEEAVAELKSVGFIIGDKKEISDDEVEEGNVIRTNPKAGKMIKEGNEIDLYISTGKEAMELADYTGRNYDDVYALLEGKGFKDIVKNEEHDDSEAGTILEQNPSDGESVIPEETTLEFTVSKGPELVTLRDLKGYNQGNLDVYEETTGLIIERTEAFHDTVQAGSVISQKPEAGTQLPPGSKVSVVISKGKERVPKEKTLEILVPYQPTEEGVPQEIKIYMTDLNHNGETPIDTIEITDDTTVSLEFLIAPDKKAEYRIMRDGEIFDSGSVDYPED
- a CDS encoding Stp1/IreP family PP2C-type Ser/Thr phosphatase, which gives rise to MKAVFMTDRGKVRLHNEDNGGIFVNPHGQRLAIVADGMGGHRAGDVASEMTTNHLKNLWESSSQIHTAEEAEKWMNEAVLQVNKEIFEHSMKNTECEGMGTTIVAAICTNLFATIVNIGDSRCYLLNESGFKQLTEDHSLVNELVRSGQISREDAEHHPRKNVLLRALGTEESVEMDVKTIIFEEEDALLLCSDGLSNKVSQEEMESVITNKEMSLEDKAAEFIKRANQNGGEDNITLAIVEYQEFNEGR
- the rlmN gene encoding 23S rRNA (adenine(2503)-C(2))-methyltransferase RlmN, which translates into the protein MEQEKTTRNAAAEETAKKSIYSLQLDELKDWLKDQGEKPFRAEQVFDWLYKKRAVSFEDMSNLSKTLRDKLEEHFVLTTLDTIIQQTSSDGTIKFLFEMHDGKSIETVLMRHEYGNSVCVTTQVGCRIGCTFCASTLGGLKRNLEAGEIVAQVVKVQQALDETDERVSSIVIMGIGEPFDNYDNMLSFLKIVNHEKGLNIGARHITVSTSGIIPKIYQFADENMQINFAISLHAPNSELRSRLMPINRAYKLPDLMDSVRYYVNKTGRRISFEYGLFGGVNDQVEHAEELADLVKGIKCHINLIPVNYVPERDYVRTPKSQIFKFERTLRDRGVNVTIRREQGHDIEAACGQLRAKERKEETR